The window TACCAGACGCTATCTTTAAACTCTGCTGATGCCTGGTCTAGGTTGCAGCTGCCGGTCAAGTGGCATCGGCTGATCGAGCAGTGGATCAGCGATACACCCGACAGTCGCCGATGGTTGTCTAAGCACAGCTTGGAGCAATGCTCGTATCAACATCAACAGCTTAGCTCCAGTCGTTTACAGCCAGTTTTGACCAGTTCTTAGTGAGGGTAAATTGATCCTGCGGTGGTGGAGCGGGTATGCCTTTGGGATGGTCTAGCATTGAAGAGGTTGGATGAATGCTTGCCGCCTCAATGCCCTGTACGTCTTTTCAGCATGCCTACTCTTCCTGGCTCTAATACCCCCTTTTGGCAGCGCGCACCCAAGCTCATTCTGCGCCCGCTAGATTATTTTGAAGACAACTACCGGCGTTACGGACCGGTGTTTCAGGTGGGGGAGAAGCCGCCTTCAATCTATGTGGCTGATCCGGCAGTGATTCAGGCTATTTTTCAGGCCGATGCGGCTCAGTTTCACATTCCGTCCCAGAGTCCGGGGAGTGGGCTGACTTTTTTGCTGGGCAACCAGTCGCTGCTGTTGCTGGATGGAGAGCGTCACCGCCGCCACCGTCGCTTGCTGATGCCACCGTTCCATGGCGATCGCATGCGCGCCTACGGCGACGTAATCTGCACTTTGACAAAACAGGCCATGGCCAGCTGGCAGTCGGGTACGGCGTTTAATGTGCGAGCTGCCATGCAGGACATCACCCTCAGAGTGATCTTAAAAGCTGTGTTTGGTCTGGGTGACGGCGATCGCTACGATCGCCTGCGGCAGCTGCTCAGCACGCTTTTAGAAGGGTTGGGCACTCCCTTCAGCGCTTTCTTTATTTTCTTTCCAGGGCTGCAGAAAGATTGGGGGCCGATGAGTCCCTGGGGAAGGTTTGTGCGGATCAAAGCTGAGATTGACGCTCTGATCTATGCCGAGATTAGCGATCGCCGCCAGCAACCCTATCCCGATGGCACCGACATTCTCTCGATGATGATCAGCGCTCGCGATGCCCAAGGTGAACCCCTGAGCGACGGCGAACTCCATGACGAGCTGATGACGCTGTTGGTGGCGGGCCACGAAACCACCGCGTCTGCTTTGGCCTGGGCGCTGTACTGGGTGCACTGGCTGCCCGAGGTGAATGAGCGTTTAGGCCAAGAGCTAGATGCCGTGGGCCCATCCTCCGACCCTCTGGCTGATGCCAGCTTGCCCTACCTCACCGCGGTTTGCCAGGAGACCCTGCGCATTTATCCCGTCGCCCCCACCACGGGTATTCGCATTCTCAACCAACCGATGACCGTGGCGGGCTACGAATTTCCGGCTGGGGTGGTGCTGTTTCCAAACATTTACCTGCTGCACCACCGAGAGGATCTTTACCCTGAGCCCAAGGCGTTTAGACCCGATCGATTCTTGGAGCGGCAGTATTCACCCTACGAGTATGTTCCCTTTGGGGGCGGTCACCGCAGCTGCATTGGCTCGGCCTTTGCGCTGATGGAAATGAAGCTAGTGCTGGCGACAATTCTGCGCCACTGGGAGCTGGAGTTACCCGAGGGGCTGCGACGTCCGCTCAAACCCGTGCGCCGTGGCCTAACCCTAGCTCCGCCCGGAAATTTGCAGCTGGTGCCCGTCGCCCAGCGTGTGGCTCAGCGTCAGGCGCTACCGCTCGGCTAAGGCCGCATCGACGGGGGCCACTCCCCCCTGGTCGAGGATTTGAGGAATTAAATCTTCTCGACGCACGGCCATCAGGTGGACCCCCTGACAAATTTGCTGAGCGGCTTGCACCTGCTCGGCGGCGATCTTAACCCCCTCTTGCAGCGGGTCGGCGGCGGCGGCGAGGCGATCGACAGTAGCTTGGGGAATGTTGACCCCAGGCACATTGCGGTTGATGAAATTGGCGTTTTTAGCCGACTTCAGCAGAAAAATTCCGGCG is drawn from Leptolyngbya subtilissima AS-A7 and contains these coding sequences:
- a CDS encoding cytochrome P450; protein product: MPTLPGSNTPFWQRAPKLILRPLDYFEDNYRRYGPVFQVGEKPPSIYVADPAVIQAIFQADAAQFHIPSQSPGSGLTFLLGNQSLLLLDGERHRRHRRLLMPPFHGDRMRAYGDVICTLTKQAMASWQSGTAFNVRAAMQDITLRVILKAVFGLGDGDRYDRLRQLLSTLLEGLGTPFSAFFIFFPGLQKDWGPMSPWGRFVRIKAEIDALIYAEISDRRQQPYPDGTDILSMMISARDAQGEPLSDGELHDELMTLLVAGHETTASALAWALYWVHWLPEVNERLGQELDAVGPSSDPLADASLPYLTAVCQETLRIYPVAPTTGIRILNQPMTVAGYEFPAGVVLFPNIYLLHHREDLYPEPKAFRPDRFLERQYSPYEYVPFGGGHRSCIGSAFALMEMKLVLATILRHWELELPEGLRRPLKPVRRGLTLAPPGNLQLVPVAQRVAQRQALPLG